The following are encoded together in the Gammaproteobacteria bacterium genome:
- a CDS encoding quinoprotein dehydrogenase-associated SoxYZ-like carrier: MKRHIATLALLSVMSPGLLAGVAPAAAAAENDVWASLKQKHFGDRPIARGAGVIGLDAPVRAEDAAIVPITIKDLLPADGKRRIDKMWLVIDNNPVPMSAIFDFTPLAGRAHIATRVRVDAYTTMRAIARTDDGKLYMASRFVKASGGCSAPASKDPDAAQGSLGEMRLKMGEQPASLGEIRDVQLMLRHPNHTGLQMNQLTRLYVPAHFVRKISVTYAGDPVLDMDTTFSLSEDPSLRFSFKPRAPGELSVRVVDNRQMRFAESLQIEPMTAQMTTP, from the coding sequence ATGAAGCGTCATATTGCCACCCTAGCGCTATTGAGCGTGATGTCGCCGGGCCTTTTGGCAGGTGTCGCGCCTGCGGCCGCTGCGGCTGAGAACGACGTCTGGGCAAGCCTGAAGCAGAAGCACTTCGGCGACCGGCCGATAGCCCGCGGCGCCGGAGTGATTGGACTGGATGCGCCCGTGCGCGCGGAAGATGCCGCCATCGTACCCATTACCATAAAAGACCTGCTGCCCGCGGATGGCAAACGGCGCATCGACAAGATGTGGTTAGTGATTGACAACAACCCGGTGCCGATGTCCGCGATATTCGACTTCACGCCGTTGGCAGGCCGCGCCCATATCGCGACCCGCGTGCGCGTGGATGCCTATACGACGATGCGCGCCATTGCCCGTACTGACGACGGTAAACTTTACATGGCGTCGCGGTTCGTAAAGGCAAGCGGCGGCTGTTCGGCGCCCGCATCCAAGGATCCGGACGCCGCGCAGGGCAGCCTCGGTGAGATGCGGCTCAAGATGGGCGAGCAGCCAGCATCTCTTGGCGAAATTCGGGATGTGCAACTCATGCTTCGCCATCCCAACCACACCGGCTTGCAGATGAATCAATTAACCCGCTTGTATGTCCCGGCGCATTTTGTGCGCAAGATATCGGTAACTTACGCGGGCGATCCGGTGCTGGATATGGACACCACATTTTCGCTCAGCGAAGATCCAAGTCTGCGCTTTTCATTTAAGCCGCGAGCGCCGGGTGAGCTGTCGGTGCGGGTCGTTGACAACAGACAGATGCGCTTCGCCGAGTCGCTCCAGATCGAGCCCATGACAGCTCAGATGACGACGCCTTAG